The following coding sequences lie in one Arachis hypogaea cultivar Tifrunner chromosome 4, arahy.Tifrunner.gnm2.J5K5, whole genome shotgun sequence genomic window:
- the LOC112797149 gene encoding transcription factor SCREAM2, with amino-acid sequence MASSRERRREALQQKLNQLRDVTNSSGVNKASIIVDASRYIEELKQKVEGLNSELVIPETSSSTSQIDDELPMVTVETLEKGFHINVYSEKNCPGMLVSILKAFEELGLDVLDARVSCEDTFQLQAVGGESQKNNDTIDAQVVKQAVLQAINKSNY; translated from the exons atggCTTCTAGTAGGGAGAGAAGAAGGGAGGCTCTTCAACAAAAGTTGAATCAACTCCGAGATGTTACAAATTCTAGTGGT GTGAACAAAGCTTCAATTATTGTGGACGCATCCAGATACatagaggagttgaagcaaaaaGTGGAGGGACTGAATTCCGAGCTTGTAATCCCTGAAACATCTTCGTCAACCTCTCAAATTGATGATGAACTACCTATG gTGACTGTGGAAACCCTAGAAAAAGGTTTCCACATTAACGTGTATTCAGAGAAGAATTGCCCTGGTATGTTGGTCTCAATACTAAAAGCATTTGAAGAGCTTGGACTTGATGTTCTTGATGCTAGGGTTTCTTGTGAAGACACTTTCCAGCTTCAAGCAGTGGGTGGAGAA AGTCAAAAGAACAATGATACTATTGACGCACAAGTGGTGAAGCAAGCAGTGTTGCAAGCAATCAACAAAAGTAAttactaa